In a single window of the Limnochorda sp. L945t genome:
- the msrA gene encoding peptide-methionine (S)-S-oxide reductase MsrA, with protein MGQLKEATFAGGCFWCMVHPFDELPGVKRVISGYTGGHVENPTYEEVCTGETGHYEAVRIVYDPDVINYSTLLERFWRQIDPTDAGGQFVDRGPQYRTAIFYHDETQKALAEASKRALEESGRFDRPIATQILPAGPFYPAEEYHQDYYKKNAFRYVLYRAGSGRDEALRKVWRKKEPAEELRKRLTPLQFAVTQENATEPPFQNAYWNNTREGIYVDVVSGEPLFSTRDQYDAGCGWPSFTAPLHPENVIELVDTSHGMLRTEVRSLKGDSHLGHLFDDGPPEAGGRRYCINSAALRFIPKEDLEKEGYGEYRKLFD; from the coding sequence AACGGGTCATCTCCGGGTACACCGGCGGGCACGTCGAGAACCCCACGTACGAGGAGGTGTGCACGGGCGAGACAGGGCACTACGAAGCGGTCCGCATCGTCTACGACCCCGACGTGATCAACTACTCCACGCTGCTCGAGCGCTTCTGGCGGCAGATCGACCCCACCGATGCCGGCGGGCAGTTCGTGGACCGCGGCCCCCAGTACAGGACGGCCATCTTCTACCACGACGAGACCCAAAAGGCGCTGGCCGAGGCTTCCAAGCGGGCCCTGGAGGAGAGCGGGCGCTTCGACCGGCCGATTGCCACCCAGATCCTCCCGGCCGGCCCGTTCTACCCGGCGGAGGAGTACCACCAGGACTACTACAAGAAGAATGCCTTTCGCTACGTGCTCTACCGTGCGGGGTCGGGCCGCGACGAGGCACTGCGAAAGGTCTGGAGGAAGAAGGAGCCGGCGGAGGAGCTGCGCAAACGCCTCACGCCGCTGCAGTTCGCCGTCACTCAAGAGAACGCGACCGAACCGCCTTTCCAGAACGCGTATTGGAACAACACCCGCGAGGGCATCTACGTCGACGTCGTCTCGGGCGAACCGCTCTTCAGCACGCGCGACCAGTACGACGCCGGTTGCGGCTGGCCGAGCTTCACCGCGCCCCTGCACCCGGAGAACGTCATCGAGCTGGTCGATACGAGTCACGGCATGCTTCGCACGGAAGTGCGAAGCCTCAAGGGTGATTCGCACCTCGGGCACCTGTTCGACGACGGGCCGCCGGAGGCTGGCGGCCGGCGCTACTGCATCAACTCCGCGGCGCTTCGCTTCATTCCCAAGGAGGACCTCGAGAAAGAGGGCTACGGCGAGTACCGCAAGCTGTTTGACTGA
- a CDS encoding manganese catalase family protein: MFLRVDRLQVALPQPKEADPNAAAAVQELLGGRFGEMSTLMNYMYQSFNFRGREKLKPYYDLIANIATEELGHIELVSAAVNMLLSGSTRPAPPEEAPLSPATSLRNTHHFIATAQTTLVGDSMGAAWRGDYVFSSGNLVLDLLHNFFLENGARLQKIRVYEMTRNPVAREMLGYLLVRGGVHAMAYARALETLTGVQVSRLLPIPNVENAKFPEARKFEQAGVHRNLYRFSPEDYQDIARIWRGPAPDGSGELHVVDGPPEGGPVPVLPEIPESFAPGVDPGVIAELARKLAS, encoded by the coding sequence ATGTTCCTTCGTGTCGATAGGCTCCAGGTCGCGCTACCGCAGCCAAAGGAGGCGGACCCCAACGCCGCGGCCGCTGTCCAGGAGTTGCTGGGCGGGCGGTTCGGCGAGATGTCCACCCTCATGAACTACATGTACCAGTCCTTCAATTTCCGGGGCCGGGAGAAGCTGAAGCCCTACTACGACCTCATCGCCAACATCGCTACCGAGGAGCTGGGCCACATCGAGCTGGTCTCTGCCGCCGTCAACATGTTGCTCTCGGGTTCGACCCGGCCGGCTCCGCCGGAAGAGGCGCCCCTCTCGCCGGCCACATCCCTTCGCAACACGCACCACTTCATCGCGACCGCCCAGACCACGTTGGTGGGCGATTCGATGGGCGCCGCATGGAGGGGAGATTACGTCTTCTCCAGCGGTAACCTCGTGCTCGATCTGCTCCACAACTTCTTCCTGGAAAACGGCGCCCGCCTCCAGAAGATCCGGGTCTACGAGATGACCCGCAACCCTGTGGCCCGGGAGATGCTCGGATATCTCCTGGTACGTGGGGGAGTGCACGCCATGGCCTACGCCAGGGCCCTCGAGACCCTGACCGGCGTCCAGGTATCCCGGCTGCTGCCCATCCCCAACGTCGAGAACGCGAAGTTTCCGGAAGCAAGGAAATTCGAGCAGGCCGGCGTTCACCGCAACCTGTACCGGTTCAGCCCGGAGGATTACCAGGACATCGCCCGGATCTGGCGAGGTCCTGCGCCCGACGGGAGCGGAGAGTTGCACGTGGTCGACGGGCCCCCTGAAGGCGGGCCGGTGCCGGTCTTGCCGGAGATCCCCGAGTCGTTCGCGCCCGGGGTGGATCCTGGCGTGATCGCCGAGCTCGCGCGCAAGCTGGCTTCGTGA